Proteins encoded in a region of the Wenzhouxiangella sp. XN201 genome:
- a CDS encoding AarF/UbiB family protein encodes MLWQALSAARDIGRMQDIASVLIRYGFGDIVQRVGMAGALQRAGKVLHWKEGEELAQLKPPERVRRVLEELGPTFIKLGQVLATRVDLFGPEWLDEFGKLQDHAPAVEWEKIEAQLTEELGAPPGEVFERVEREPLAAASLAQVHRAWLEDGTSVALKVRRPGINSIIDADLRLLRRLAEILESEASELRHYRPRLLVRHFARSLRLELDFVAECRNAERIAETLEPDSGIVIPEVFWEFTGERLNVQACLEGIPGRDLEAVDEAGLDRHEIAVRGTRAILLMILEEGFFHADPHPGNILYLSDNRIGLLDFGMVGRLSEQRRHEVAELLHGLVSRDAESAAAILLEWSEDDKVDEEKLREDVEEFIDHYHGVPLQQLDLSAMIGDITAVLRQHHLVLPADLVLMLKAFITLEGMGRRLDPDFDMAGEAAPIIEEVLRRHYSPANLARRMRKSVAQTLRLLGDLPADLSRLLRNASKGRIEVHVDIRSLKEVGNQLDEAASRLTLGIVTAALIIGSAIVMNVQGEKEAFGLPLFGFLGFVGAALGGVWLLISIWRSGRD; translated from the coding sequence ATGCTCTGGCAGGCACTGAGTGCAGCTCGCGATATCGGTCGAATGCAGGACATCGCTTCGGTCCTGATCCGCTACGGTTTTGGCGACATCGTGCAGCGTGTTGGCATGGCGGGTGCCTTGCAGCGTGCCGGCAAGGTGCTGCACTGGAAGGAGGGCGAGGAACTGGCCCAGCTCAAGCCCCCCGAGCGCGTTCGCCGCGTACTCGAGGAACTGGGTCCGACCTTCATCAAGCTCGGGCAGGTGTTGGCCACGCGTGTCGACCTGTTCGGGCCGGAATGGCTGGACGAGTTCGGCAAGCTCCAGGATCATGCCCCGGCCGTCGAGTGGGAGAAGATCGAGGCGCAACTGACCGAGGAACTCGGGGCGCCACCCGGCGAAGTTTTCGAGCGCGTCGAGCGGGAGCCGCTGGCGGCAGCTTCACTTGCCCAGGTGCATCGTGCCTGGCTCGAGGACGGAACTTCTGTGGCGTTGAAGGTTCGCCGGCCCGGCATCAATTCGATCATCGACGCGGACTTGCGTCTGCTCCGACGCCTGGCGGAAATTCTCGAGTCGGAGGCGAGCGAACTGCGCCATTACCGACCTCGCTTGCTGGTCCGGCATTTCGCCCGGTCCCTGCGTCTGGAACTGGACTTTGTCGCCGAGTGCCGTAATGCCGAACGCATTGCCGAAACGCTCGAGCCGGATTCCGGCATCGTGATCCCCGAGGTCTTCTGGGAATTCACCGGTGAGCGCCTGAACGTACAGGCCTGCCTGGAAGGGATCCCCGGCCGGGATCTGGAAGCGGTCGACGAGGCCGGTCTCGACCGGCATGAAATCGCCGTGCGCGGCACTCGGGCGATTTTGCTGATGATCCTCGAGGAAGGCTTTTTCCACGCCGATCCGCATCCCGGCAATATCCTGTATCTGTCCGACAATCGCATCGGTCTGCTCGACTTCGGCATGGTCGGGCGGCTCTCGGAGCAGCGCCGTCACGAGGTTGCCGAGTTGCTGCACGGCCTGGTTTCCCGCGATGCCGAGAGCGCGGCGGCTATCCTGCTCGAGTGGAGCGAGGACGACAAGGTTGACGAGGAGAAATTGCGCGAAGACGTTGAGGAATTTATCGACCATTATCACGGCGTGCCGCTGCAGCAGCTCGATCTGTCGGCGATGATCGGCGACATCACGGCCGTGCTGCGCCAGCATCACCTGGTTTTGCCGGCCGACCTGGTGCTGATGCTCAAGGCTTTCATTACGCTCGAGGGCATGGGACGTCGCCTGGATCCGGACTTCGACATGGCCGGCGAGGCTGCGCCCATCATCGAGGAAGTGTTGCGACGCCACTATTCGCCCGCCAACCTGGCGCGACGCATGCGCAAAAGCGTGGCGCAGACCCTGCGCCTCCTGGGCGACCTGCCGGCCGACCTTAGCCGACTGTTGCGCAATGCCAGTAAAGGTCGTATCGAGGTGCATGTCGATATCCGCTCGCTCAAGGAAGTCGGCAACCAGCTTGATGAGGCGGCCAGCCGGCTGACGCTGGGTATCGTGACCGCGGCGCTCATCATCGGCTCGGCCATCGTCATGAACGTCCAGGGCGAGAAAGAGGCCTTCGGGCTACCGCTGTTCGGTTTTCTGGGCTTCGTTGGCGCGGCGCTCGGGGGTGTGTGGCTGTTGATTTCGATCTGGAGAAGCGGCCGCGACTGA
- a CDS encoding DUF6394 family protein — MNPEKVIFAFFILLALTLNFGFFLGEMDNPDHHNAYELFAAIVVSLIATVMKLGERTHIGAVLLASSLVADLQLLAAAVVWGVAVHVADVGLTPAVMASIVSLSGGALLANIVSTVVVLIETSRFRR; from the coding sequence ATGAATCCAGAAAAAGTCATTTTCGCATTCTTCATCCTGCTCGCCCTGACGTTGAACTTCGGTTTTTTCCTCGGCGAAATGGACAATCCCGACCATCACAACGCCTATGAGCTGTTTGCCGCGATTGTCGTCAGCCTGATCGCTACCGTGATGAAGCTCGGCGAGCGCACGCACATCGGAGCCGTGCTGCTGGCGTCCAGCCTGGTTGCCGATCTCCAGCTGCTGGCCGCCGCGGTGGTCTGGGGTGTGGCCGTTCATGTCGCCGATGTCGGGCTGACGCCGGCGGTGATGGCGAGCATCGTCTCGCTGTCGGGCGGCGCGTTGCTGGCCAACATCGTATCCACCGTGGTGGTGCTTATCGAGACCAGCCGCTTCCGGCGCTGA
- a CDS encoding NAD-binding protein, with protein MNTPLSLLLERMRAPLIVLISAYAIATVGFTLVPGYDESGEPWTMNFLHAFYVVSYTGSTIGFGEIPAEFSDAQRMWTIVCIYMTVFAWLYAIGSLVTLARDDAFGAALSRRRLRRAIGSIGEPFYLICGYGGSGRILTDNLVRNGRRVVVIDQSRLAIRDLQLRDYWVQVPGLQLDASIPDNLVEAGLRDRWCSGLIALTDSDETNLQIALTGRLFNPQMDVVARAQSEETASNLASFDTDFVIRPAEEFVRRISLAITRPEAYRLYERLTEAGAPKRWDPGSDVAGTWLICGQDDYAHLLAAQLQQSGIDCRLIAEQASEDNWPEGSVVGRSSEGATLEAAGVETAVGLVAAHDSDTENLSTIMTARMINPDLLVIARENHLHNRTLFEEAGTQLASSVSRMVSSAIRPALEAPLVPEFMSGAMQQDDGWLQECLQRIGDRIGEGRLQFWSSRVSDKRTPPIAAAIETGEAITVGMLTRDPHNRSEQLDALVLMIGRDEEAILLPDEDLPLAMGDRILFCGTPRSAELIWAVAVDPDVVHYLRTGQPRLARQPWWRRAAAS; from the coding sequence GTGAACACGCCGCTGTCGCTGTTGCTCGAACGCATGCGGGCGCCGCTGATCGTCCTGATCAGCGCCTATGCGATCGCCACTGTCGGCTTCACGCTTGTTCCCGGTTATGACGAGAGCGGTGAGCCGTGGACCATGAATTTCCTGCACGCTTTCTATGTCGTCAGCTATACCGGCAGCACCATCGGTTTCGGCGAGATCCCGGCCGAGTTCAGCGATGCCCAGCGAATGTGGACGATCGTCTGCATCTACATGACGGTCTTCGCCTGGCTGTATGCCATTGGTAGCCTGGTCACCCTGGCCCGGGATGATGCCTTTGGTGCGGCCCTGTCCCGGCGCCGGCTCAGGCGGGCGATTGGCTCGATTGGCGAACCGTTCTATCTGATCTGCGGATACGGTGGAAGCGGCCGAATCCTGACCGACAACCTGGTTCGCAATGGCCGCCGGGTGGTCGTTATCGACCAATCCAGGCTGGCCATCCGGGATCTGCAACTGCGCGATTACTGGGTCCAGGTGCCGGGCCTGCAGCTCGACGCATCCATTCCGGACAACCTGGTCGAGGCGGGGCTTCGAGATCGCTGGTGTTCTGGCCTCATTGCACTGACCGACAGCGATGAAACCAACCTGCAGATCGCCCTGACCGGGCGACTATTCAATCCCCAGATGGATGTCGTGGCGCGTGCGCAAAGCGAGGAGACCGCCAGCAACCTGGCGTCGTTCGACACGGATTTCGTGATCCGGCCGGCCGAGGAGTTCGTGCGTCGAATCAGTCTGGCGATCACGCGTCCCGAAGCCTACCGTCTCTACGAACGATTGACCGAAGCCGGTGCTCCCAAGCGCTGGGATCCGGGCAGTGATGTCGCAGGCACCTGGCTGATTTGCGGCCAGGACGACTATGCCCACTTACTCGCCGCGCAACTGCAGCAGTCCGGTATCGACTGCCGGCTGATCGCCGAACAAGCGTCGGAGGACAATTGGCCGGAAGGCAGCGTGGTTGGACGCAGTTCCGAGGGCGCCACACTCGAGGCGGCGGGCGTCGAAACGGCAGTCGGCCTGGTCGCCGCTCACGACAGCGACACGGAGAATCTGTCGACCATCATGACCGCGCGCATGATCAATCCGGATTTGCTGGTCATTGCGCGTGAGAACCACCTGCACAACCGGACCCTGTTCGAGGAGGCTGGCACGCAACTGGCCAGCTCGGTCAGCCGCATGGTGTCCTCGGCCATTCGCCCGGCGCTGGAGGCGCCCCTGGTGCCAGAGTTCATGTCCGGCGCAATGCAACAGGATGATGGCTGGCTGCAAGAGTGTCTGCAGCGTATCGGCGATCGCATCGGCGAGGGACGACTGCAGTTCTGGAGCAGTCGTGTCAGTGACAAACGCACGCCCCCGATTGCCGCCGCGATCGAGACGGGCGAGGCAATAACGGTGGGCATGCTCACGCGCGATCCCCACAATCGCAGTGAGCAGCTGGATGCTCTGGTGCTGATGATTGGTCGTGACGAGGAGGCGATCCTGCTGCCGGACGAAGACTTGCCGCTGGCCATGGGCGATCGCATCCTGTTCTGCGGCACCCCGCGTTCGGCCGAGCTGATCTGGGCAGTGGCGGTCGATCCCGACGTTGTGCACTATCTTCGGACCGGCCAGCCGCGTCTGGCACGACAGCCATGGTGGCGTCGCGCCGCTGCATCGTAG
- a CDS encoding pyridoxal-dependent decarboxylase: MNSKEFRRQAHALVDWMADYVESIEDRPVKASVAPGEIAGRLPASGPEAGESMDTILEDFREIILPGMTHWQHPMFMAYFPANSSYASVLAEMLTATLGAQCMSWETSPAAAELEGRVMRWLREWLGLPAEFEGVIQDTASTATLCALLSARERATGFAVNNRGFAGQGDRRFAIYCSTEAHSSIEKDVRIAGFGSAALRKIAVDGDFAMRADALAERIAADRAEGVTPLCVIAALGTTSSTAIDPIEAIGEICADQGIWLHVDAAYAGTALLLPECRWMLGSAEHVDSFVVNPHKWMATNFDCTAYFVRNVESLVRTFEIQPEYLKTRADEHVRNYRDWGIQLGRRFRALKLWFVMRSFGLEGLQTMLRRHIEYGRWLAETLDAHPAFERLAPAPLNCVCFRWLPPGTHDEATIEKANQALLAEIQDGGELYLTHTRLDGRYVLRIVPGQTRVERRHVESAWQLVLNAADTVSNR; the protein is encoded by the coding sequence ATGAATAGCAAGGAGTTTCGTCGTCAGGCTCATGCCCTGGTCGACTGGATGGCGGACTATGTCGAATCCATAGAAGACCGTCCGGTCAAGGCCAGCGTCGCACCCGGTGAAATCGCCGGGCGGCTGCCAGCCAGTGGCCCGGAAGCCGGTGAGAGCATGGACACCATTCTCGAAGACTTCCGCGAGATCATTCTGCCGGGCATGACGCATTGGCAGCATCCGATGTTCATGGCCTACTTCCCGGCCAACAGTTCGTATGCTTCCGTGCTGGCCGAAATGCTGACCGCCACACTGGGTGCACAATGCATGAGTTGGGAGACCTCGCCAGCGGCGGCCGAGCTGGAAGGCCGCGTGATGCGCTGGCTGCGCGAGTGGCTGGGATTGCCGGCGGAATTCGAGGGGGTGATCCAGGACACGGCCTCCACGGCGACCCTGTGCGCCCTGCTGAGTGCCCGCGAGCGTGCGACCGGATTTGCCGTCAACAATCGCGGCTTCGCCGGGCAGGGTGACCGGCGCTTCGCCATTTACTGTTCGACCGAGGCGCACTCGTCGATCGAGAAGGACGTCCGGATTGCCGGGTTTGGTTCGGCGGCGCTCAGGAAAATCGCGGTTGATGGCGACTTTGCCATGCGTGCCGATGCACTGGCCGAGCGGATAGCCGCCGACCGGGCCGAAGGCGTCACGCCGCTGTGTGTGATCGCCGCACTGGGCACGACCAGCTCCACTGCCATCGACCCGATCGAGGCGATCGGCGAGATCTGTGCCGATCAGGGCATCTGGCTGCACGTCGACGCGGCCTACGCCGGAACGGCACTGCTGCTGCCGGAATGTCGCTGGATGCTGGGTTCCGCCGAGCACGTCGATTCCTTTGTCGTCAACCCGCACAAGTGGATGGCCACCAATTTCGATTGCACGGCTTACTTCGTGCGCAACGTCGAGTCCCTGGTGCGGACCTTCGAGATTCAGCCCGAATATCTGAAGACCCGGGCCGACGAGCACGTGCGTAATTATCGCGATTGGGGCATCCAGCTCGGACGCCGTTTCCGTGCACTGAAGCTGTGGTTCGTGATGCGTTCATTCGGGCTGGAAGGTCTGCAGACGATGCTGCGCCGGCATATCGAGTACGGACGATGGCTGGCCGAAACCCTCGACGCCCACCCGGCTTTCGAACGCCTCGCGCCGGCACCGCTCAACTGCGTATGCTTCCGCTGGTTGCCGCCCGGCACTCACGACGAGGCGACGATCGAAAAAGCCAACCAGGCCCTGCTGGCCGAAATCCAGGACGGTGGTGAGCTGTATCTCACGCACACGCGCCTTGACGGTCGCTACGTCTTGCGTATCGTGCCCGGACAGACCCGGGTCGAGCGCCGCCACGTCGAGTCGGCCTGGCAACTCGTGCTGAATGCGGCGGATACCGTTTCGAACAGGTAA
- a CDS encoding cation:proton antiporter, with the protein MHADAFIETLFLIFAGAALIATVALYLRQALPVAYIVLGMIIGPWGLALATDAAVVDGMAEIGIIFLLFLLGLNLEPRELLRMLREAVAVTAVTCLAFAAAGTGIGLLFGLDWLQAVLVGLAVMFSSTIIGLKLLPTSTLHHQRMGEIIIAVLLLQDIIAIALILFIQGFAGSADPLFDVAVLLISAPLLFLLSFGIARYALMPLMRRFDRIQEYIFLLTIGWCLAIAYIGHLLGLSYEIAAFLAGVSIATNPVSRFIAETLKPLRDFFLIIFFVALGAGFDMGMLPQVALPAAVLAAAMLLLKPLVFGWVLSRHRERPKVAREIGLRLGQVSEFSLLVAVVGLQSGLMTEEASYIIQAATVFTFMVSSYWIVMRVPTPVATSDALRKD; encoded by the coding sequence ATGCACGCCGACGCCTTCATCGAAACGCTGTTTCTGATTTTTGCCGGAGCGGCACTGATCGCCACCGTGGCGCTATACCTGCGCCAGGCCCTTCCGGTGGCCTACATCGTTCTGGGTATGATCATCGGGCCCTGGGGTCTGGCGCTGGCCACAGACGCGGCCGTCGTCGACGGCATGGCCGAGATCGGGATCATCTTCCTGCTGTTCCTGCTCGGCCTCAACCTTGAACCGCGCGAACTGCTGCGTATGCTGCGCGAGGCCGTTGCGGTTACCGCAGTGACCTGCCTGGCCTTTGCCGCTGCCGGCACGGGTATCGGACTGCTTTTCGGCCTGGACTGGCTGCAGGCAGTACTCGTGGGTCTGGCGGTGATGTTTTCGAGCACGATCATCGGGCTGAAACTGCTACCCACCTCGACCCTGCATCATCAGCGCATGGGCGAGATCATCATCGCCGTGCTGCTGCTGCAAGATATCATTGCGATCGCGCTGATCCTGTTCATCCAGGGCTTTGCGGGCAGCGCCGACCCCTTGTTCGACGTTGCCGTGCTGCTGATCAGCGCGCCGTTGCTGTTCCTGCTGTCATTTGGCATTGCACGCTACGCGCTCATGCCGCTGATGCGGCGCTTCGATCGCATCCAGGAATATATTTTCCTGCTGACCATCGGCTGGTGTCTGGCAATTGCCTATATCGGGCACCTGCTCGGCTTGTCCTATGAGATCGCTGCATTTCTGGCCGGCGTGAGCATTGCCACCAACCCGGTCTCGCGGTTTATCGCCGAGACCCTCAAGCCCTTGCGTGACTTTTTCCTGATCATCTTTTTCGTCGCACTCGGTGCCGGCTTCGACATGGGGATGTTGCCGCAGGTCGCACTTCCGGCCGCGGTGCTTGCAGCTGCCATGTTGCTGCTCAAACCCCTGGTGTTCGGTTGGGTGCTTTCTCGCCATCGCGAGCGGCCGAAAGTGGCGCGTGAAATCGGACTGCGACTGGGCCAGGTCAGCGAGTTCTCCCTGCTGGTCGCTGTCGTCGGCTTGCAGAGTGGGCTGATGACCGAAGAAGCCTCCTACATCATCCAGGCCGCTACGGTCTTCACCTTCATGGTGTCCAGCTACTGGATCGTCATGCGCGTACCGACGCCGGTAGCCACGAGTGACGCCCTTCGCAAGGACTGA